From a single Lolium rigidum isolate FL_2022 chromosome 7, APGP_CSIRO_Lrig_0.1, whole genome shotgun sequence genomic region:
- the LOC124675679 gene encoding uncharacterized protein LOC124675679 isoform X1 has protein sequence MPAESAVAARRFRSIPLSSVVSLLALCTNSPALAATRNPSRPWFGSPPARFRAAAPPTGSSSSTSALTSSPSSILPSRPPRCCGGSTVWCGGASAPTWAGRRFGGRLGRPLLFVYLDYFIGYRQLRLQFVKFRPFPPYCWICFPLI, from the exons ATGCCGGCCGAATccgccgtcgctgctcgccggttccGCTCCATCCCTCTCTCCTCCGTTGTTTCCCTGCTGGCGCTATGCACGAACTCGCCCGCGCTCGCGGCCACGCGAAACCCTAGCCGGCCTTGGTTCGGCTCGCCGCCGGCGCGATTCCGCGCCGCTGCGCCTCCGACTGGTTCCTCCTCGTCGACCTCTGCTCTCACCTCGAGCCCCAGCTCGATCTTGCCGTCTCGGCCTCCTCGATGCTGTGGTGGTTCGACGGTGTGGTGTGGTGGTGCTTCTGCTCCGACCTGGGCTGGCCGACGGTTTGGTGGTAGGCTCGGCAGACCCCTCCTCTTCGTCTACCTGGACTACTTCATCGGTTACAGACAACTACGCCTACAGTTTGTTAAGTTCAG GCCTTTTCCTCCTTACTGCTGGATCTGCTTCCCGTTGATCTAA
- the LOC124675679 gene encoding uncharacterized protein LOC124675679 isoform X2 yields MPAESAVAARRFRSIPLSSVVSLLALCTNSPALAATRNPSRPWFGSPPARFRAAAPPTGSSSSTSALTSSPSSILPSRPPRCCGGSTVWCGGASAPTWAGRRFGGRLGRPLLFVYLDYFIGYRQLRLQFVKFR; encoded by the exons ATGCCGGCCGAATccgccgtcgctgctcgccggttccGCTCCATCCCTCTCTCCTCCGTTGTTTCCCTGCTGGCGCTATGCACGAACTCGCCCGCGCTCGCGGCCACGCGAAACCCTAGCCGGCCTTGGTTCGGCTCGCCGCCGGCGCGATTCCGCGCCGCTGCGCCTCCGACTGGTTCCTCCTCGTCGACCTCTGCTCTCACCTCGAGCCCCAGCTCGATCTTGCCGTCTCGGCCTCCTCGATGCTGTGGTGGTTCGACGGTGTGGTGTGGTGGTGCTTCTGCTCCGACCTGGGCTGGCCGACGGTTTGGTGGTAGGCTCGGCAGACCCCTCCTCTTCGTCTACCTGGACTACTTCATCGGTTACAGACAACTACGCCTACAGTTTGTTAAGTTCAG ATAA